A single Candidatus Chlorobium masyuteum DNA region contains:
- the argJ gene encoding bifunctional glutamate N-acetyltransferase/amino-acid acetyltransferase ArgJ has product MPGEMEGGSGFWPEGFSSGAVCAGIKYDRNDMILLTADAPANAAAVFTTNLCCAAPVTLCRTHLKQASSSIRAIVCNSGNANAATGEQGMQDARAMAGAVAAELAIKPEEVLVASTGVIGQLLPMERVLCGITDLSSKLDRNSGIAAAEAIMTTDTFPKFFSLDVKVSGGTLRLSGIAKGSGMIAPNMATMLAFLCTDASISPSLLQHALEGANRKSFNAITVDGDTSTNDMAAILASGTGPAIRAESRDYELFSEALEALMTFLAKLIVIDGEGATKFVEITVTGALDNHDAELAARTIAESSLVKTAIHGEDANWGRIIAAAGRSGACFNQDDLELCFDDLTVLKPGFIADFSEEEAAEIMAKDSFTITLRLGNGPGHATMWSCDLSKEYVEINGSYRS; this is encoded by the coding sequence ATGCCGGGAGAGATGGAGGGGGGGAGCGGATTCTGGCCGGAAGGCTTCTCTTCAGGTGCGGTTTGTGCCGGAATAAAATACGACCGCAACGACATGATACTGCTCACGGCAGATGCACCTGCAAATGCTGCGGCGGTCTTCACGACGAATCTCTGCTGCGCTGCACCGGTAACGCTCTGCAGAACGCACCTGAAGCAGGCATCATCATCCATTCGCGCCATTGTCTGCAACAGCGGCAATGCCAACGCAGCTACAGGCGAACAGGGGATGCAGGATGCCCGGGCTATGGCCGGAGCGGTTGCGGCTGAACTTGCCATCAAACCTGAAGAGGTACTTGTAGCCTCCACAGGAGTTATCGGCCAGCTCCTTCCGATGGAGAGGGTTCTTTGCGGCATTACCGATCTATCCTCAAAACTCGATCGAAACTCCGGCATTGCGGCTGCAGAGGCGATCATGACCACCGATACCTTTCCGAAATTTTTCTCTCTTGACGTGAAGGTTTCAGGCGGCACGCTCCGGCTCAGCGGCATAGCCAAGGGCTCCGGCATGATCGCCCCGAACATGGCTACCATGCTTGCCTTTCTCTGTACTGATGCCTCCATTTCGCCCTCACTCCTGCAGCATGCGCTCGAAGGAGCAAACCGTAAAAGTTTCAACGCCATTACCGTTGACGGCGACACCAGCACCAACGACATGGCGGCAATTCTTGCAAGCGGCACCGGCCCTGCAATCAGGGCGGAAAGCCGCGATTACGAGCTCTTCTCGGAGGCTCTTGAAGCACTGATGACCTTTCTTGCCAAGCTCATTGTCATTGACGGCGAGGGGGCAACAAAGTTTGTGGAAATAACGGTTACAGGAGCTCTGGATAACCACGACGCCGAACTTGCCGCAAGAACCATTGCCGAGTCGAGTCTGGTTAAAACCGCCATTCACGGCGAAGATGCCAACTGGGGAAGAATCATTGCCGCTGCAGGGCGCTCGGGGGCATGCTTCAACCAGGATGATCTTGAGCTCTGTTTTGACGACCTGACGGTGCTGAAACCGGGATTCATCGCTGATTTTTCAGAGGAGGAGGCGGCTGAAATCATGGCAAAGGACTCCTTCACCATAACCCTTCGGCTCGGAAACGGACCGGGGCATGCGACCATGTGGAGCTGTGATTTGAGCAAGGAGTATGTCGAGATAAACGGCAGCTACAGAAGCTGA
- the argB gene encoding acetylglutamate kinase: MENLQNSEPKSPRKAPKAAIGQVLIEALPYIRQFEGKTFVIKYGGSAMKDASLKNSVAQNVTLLRKVGINIVLVHGGGDAITKTAEKLGHNSRFLHGRRVTDREMISVIQMTLAGKVNQDIVQLLSQHGGKAVGVSGLDADTIKAVPHQNADTLGLVGEVVHINTDYIDLLCHAGLIPVIAPIGFDDTGNIYNINADDAASSIAIALKAEKLIYVSDVEGIHVGERILKTICKTEAADFIEQGIISGGMIPKVLSAFKTLDSGVGKIHLIDGKSTHSLLLEIFTHEGVGTQFIADQESDQSLNSQS, translated from the coding sequence ATGGAGAACCTACAGAACAGCGAGCCGAAATCGCCAAGAAAAGCCCCTAAAGCCGCTATAGGCCAGGTACTTATTGAAGCTCTGCCCTATATCCGGCAGTTTGAAGGCAAGACTTTTGTGATCAAATACGGCGGATCTGCCATGAAGGATGCCTCTCTGAAGAACAGTGTGGCCCAGAATGTCACCCTGCTCCGCAAGGTCGGCATCAATATTGTACTGGTTCATGGGGGAGGTGACGCAATCACAAAAACCGCCGAAAAACTCGGACACAACTCCCGTTTTCTGCATGGACGGAGGGTAACCGACAGGGAGATGATCTCGGTTATTCAGATGACGCTTGCCGGAAAGGTCAATCAGGATATTGTTCAGCTCCTCAGCCAGCACGGCGGCAAGGCTGTCGGAGTCAGCGGTCTGGATGCCGACACCATCAAGGCGGTCCCCCATCAGAATGCCGACACCCTCGGGCTTGTCGGTGAGGTAGTGCATATCAATACCGACTATATCGATCTGCTCTGCCATGCCGGACTCATCCCGGTCATTGCGCCGATCGGCTTTGATGATACGGGCAACATCTACAATATCAATGCTGATGATGCCGCCAGCAGTATAGCCATTGCACTCAAGGCTGAAAAGCTGATCTACGTCAGCGATGTGGAAGGAATTCATGTAGGAGAGAGAATTCTGAAAACCATTTGCAAAACAGAAGCGGCCGATTTTATTGAACAGGGCATCATATCCGGCGGCATGATTCCGAAAGTGCTCTCGGCTTTCAAGACACTTGACTCAGGAGTTGGAAAAATCCATCTCATTGACGGGAAATCAACCCATTCGCTCCTGCTTGAAATATTCACCCATGAAGGGGTCGGCACCCAGTTTATTGCCGATCAGGAGAGTGATCAATCCTTAAACAGCCAATCGTAA
- the argF gene encoding ornithine carbamoyltransferase — MTVIKNNKVPAKRDFLGFAPLDASRIIELFDYSLFIKKKRAEKPSVSGFLPLRDKTVAMIFNKPSLRTRVSFELGIHELGGYAINLDGRSIGVGSRESVEDIALLLSRYNDAIVARLHEHSIIEEMAEHASIPVINALTDLSHPCQILADAFTLYEKGLWNDGIKVVFVGDGNNVANSWIELAGLLPFHFVLTCPEGYLPDQGILETARAKGISKIEIIHDPKEAAANADVLYTDVWTSMGQEEEAKERLKIFSPYQINSTLLSRAKPTAVVMHCMPAHRGQEISAEVMDGPHSIIIDEAENRLHVQKALLVKLLNHEEYRKFHLTHRLLNAAKKIKA; from the coding sequence ATGACCGTTATAAAAAACAATAAAGTGCCAGCTAAACGAGATTTCCTCGGATTTGCACCGCTTGATGCATCCAGGATTATCGAGCTGTTCGACTACTCGCTCTTCATCAAGAAAAAGAGAGCTGAAAAGCCATCCGTTTCAGGTTTCCTGCCGCTGCGCGACAAGACGGTTGCCATGATCTTCAACAAGCCCTCCCTGAGAACCAGGGTCTCCTTTGAGCTTGGCATTCATGAACTTGGCGGGTATGCCATAAATCTCGACGGCCGTTCAATCGGCGTTGGATCGCGGGAGTCCGTTGAGGATATTGCACTCCTGCTCTCACGCTACAACGACGCCATCGTTGCGCGCCTGCATGAGCACAGCATCATTGAGGAGATGGCCGAGCACGCATCGATTCCGGTTATCAACGCCCTGACCGACCTCTCCCACCCCTGCCAGATTCTGGCCGATGCCTTTACGCTCTATGAAAAGGGTCTCTGGAATGACGGCATAAAGGTTGTCTTTGTCGGAGACGGCAACAATGTCGCCAACTCATGGATTGAGCTGGCCGGTCTCCTCCCCTTTCATTTTGTGCTCACCTGCCCTGAAGGGTACCTTCCCGATCAGGGAATTCTTGAAACGGCAAGAGCAAAGGGCATCAGCAAAATCGAAATCATTCATGACCCGAAAGAGGCGGCAGCCAACGCCGATGTACTCTATACCGATGTCTGGACAAGCATGGGCCAGGAGGAGGAGGCTAAAGAGCGCCTGAAGATATTCAGCCCCTATCAGATCAACAGCACACTGCTCAGCAGAGCAAAACCAACCGCGGTCGTCATGCACTGCATGCCGGCTCACCGTGGACAGGAGATCAGTGCGGAGGTGATGGACGGGCCACACTCCATTATTATTGATGAAGCTGAAAACCGGCTTCATGTGCAGAAAGCACTTCTCGTAAAACTTCTCAACCATGAAGAGTACAGAAAATTTCATTTGACCCACCGGCTGCTCAATGCCGCAAAAAAAATCAAGGCATGA
- a CDS encoding arginine repressor, with protein sequence MNKHARQMKIMEILQQHQVGNQHDLLELLRNSGMAVAQATLSRDCAELGLVRSRTNSGYRMALPDDNAGRIIKGLVGVEVLAVKANETAVIIRTLPGRAHGVGSYLDQLKNPLIIGTIAGDDTVLVIPASVQNISEVIAYIQNNLFKN encoded by the coding sequence ATGAACAAACATGCCAGACAGATGAAAATCATGGAGATTCTGCAGCAGCATCAGGTAGGAAATCAGCATGATCTGCTCGAACTGCTCCGTAACAGCGGAATGGCTGTTGCCCAGGCAACCCTGTCACGTGACTGCGCCGAACTGGGCCTTGTACGTTCACGCACAAACAGCGGTTACCGGATGGCACTGCCGGATGATAATGCCGGACGCATTATCAAGGGGCTGGTCGGGGTTGAGGTGCTTGCAGTAAAAGCCAATGAAACTGCCGTCATCATCAGAACCCTGCCGGGCAGGGCGCACGGGGTCGGCTCGTATCTCGATCAGCTTAAAAACCCGCTCATCATCGGCACCATTGCCGGAGATGATACGGTTCTCGTTATTCCTGCTTCCGTACAGAATATTTCGGAAGTGATCGCCTATATTCAAAACAACCTTTTCAAAAACTGA
- a CDS encoding argininosuccinate synthase, protein MSKEKIAIAYSGGLDTSVMIKWLKDKYDAEIVAVTGNLGQTKEIEGLEIKALSTGASKFQFVDLRKEFVEEYIWRALKAGALYEDVYPLATALGRPLLAKALVDAALAEDCTMLAHGCTGKGNDQVRFEVTFASLAPHLKVLAPLREWEFTSREAEIAYALEHNIPVSATKKSPYSIDENIWGISIECGVLENPMIAPPEDAYQITTSPEKAPDTPTVVEIEFEKGIPVSLDGKKLSGLDLIIRLNEIGAKNGVGRLDMIENRVVGIKSREIYEAPAATILHFAHRELERLTLEKSVFQYKKNISQDYANLIYNGTWFSPMRKALDAFVNETQHPVTGLVRLKLYKGGVTLLGRNSPYSLYNEELATYTEADTFNHKAAAGFIHLYGLGLKTFSEVNPGY, encoded by the coding sequence ATGAGCAAGGAAAAAATTGCAATAGCCTACTCAGGCGGACTCGATACCTCCGTCATGATCAAATGGCTGAAAGACAAATACGATGCCGAAATCGTGGCCGTAACCGGCAACCTCGGCCAGACCAAAGAGATCGAGGGCCTAGAGATCAAGGCATTGTCGACAGGTGCCTCAAAATTCCAGTTTGTGGACCTGCGTAAGGAGTTTGTCGAAGAGTACATCTGGCGCGCGCTCAAGGCCGGTGCACTCTATGAGGATGTCTACCCGCTTGCCACGGCTCTTGGACGCCCGCTGCTTGCCAAAGCCCTCGTGGATGCCGCACTTGCAGAAGATTGCACCATGCTTGCACACGGCTGCACCGGCAAAGGCAACGACCAGGTCCGCTTTGAAGTAACCTTCGCTTCACTTGCGCCGCACCTCAAGGTGCTTGCTCCGCTTCGTGAATGGGAGTTCACCTCACGGGAGGCTGAGATCGCCTATGCCCTTGAGCACAACATTCCGGTATCGGCCACCAAGAAAAGCCCCTACTCGATTGATGAAAACATCTGGGGAATCAGTATTGAGTGCGGTGTGCTTGAGAACCCGATGATTGCTCCTCCCGAGGATGCCTATCAGATCACCACCTCACCGGAAAAAGCTCCCGATACTCCAACAGTTGTTGAGATTGAGTTTGAAAAAGGTATCCCTGTTTCGCTTGACGGGAAAAAACTGAGCGGCCTTGACCTCATCATCCGCCTGAACGAGATTGGTGCAAAGAACGGTGTCGGAAGGCTCGACATGATCGAAAACCGTGTTGTCGGCATCAAATCAAGAGAGATCTACGAAGCACCGGCAGCCACAATCCTGCACTTCGCCCATCGCGAACTGGAGAGACTGACACTCGAAAAATCGGTTTTCCAGTACAAGAAGAACATCAGCCAGGACTATGCGAACCTGATCTACAACGGAACCTGGTTCTCCCCGATGAGAAAGGCGCTTGATGCTTTCGTCAACGAAACCCAGCACCCGGTAACCGGTCTTGTCCGCCTGAAACTCTACAAGGGCGGCGTCACCCTTCTCGGAAGGAACTCGCCATACTCGCTCTACAATGAAGAGCTGGCCACCTACACCGAAGCCGACACCTTCAACCACAAGGCTGCGGCAGGCTTTATCCACCTTTACGGACTCGGTCTGAAAACCTTCAGCGAAGTAAATCCCGGCTACTGA
- a CDS encoding antitoxin MazE family protein, translated as MKGRTMGEGIERVNKHRARLRKEGMRPLQIWVPDPLRPGFAEECRRQSEVVKNDPHEKEILKFFDEAADKEGWRA; from the coding sequence ATGAAGGGGCGAACGATGGGGGAGGGTATTGAACGAGTGAACAAGCACAGAGCGAGGTTACGCAAGGAGGGTATGCGCCCCTTGCAGATCTGGGTTCCTGATCCCCTTCGCCCGGGGTTTGCAGAGGAGTGCAGACGACAATCCGAAGTGGTGAAAAATGATCCTCATGAAAAGGAGATCCTGAAATTCTTTGATGAAGCGGCTGACAAGGAAGGGTGGAGGGCGTGA
- a CDS encoding zinc ribbon domain-containing protein YjdM yields MSDLPNCPKCNSEYTYEVGSLLTCPECAHEWTALSGAADEKVHVWKDANGTVLQDGDTVTVIKDLKVKGSSSPIKGGTKVKNIRLIEGDHNIDCKIDGFGAMELKSEFVKKA; encoded by the coding sequence ATGAGCGACTTGCCAAACTGTCCGAAATGTAATTCAGAATACACCTATGAGGTCGGGAGCCTTTTGACCTGCCCTGAGTGTGCCCACGAATGGACTGCTTTGTCCGGTGCTGCTGATGAGAAGGTGCATGTCTGGAAGGATGCGAATGGTACCGTTTTGCAGGATGGCGACACTGTTACGGTGATCAAGGATCTCAAGGTCAAGGGCTCTTCATCACCGATAAAAGGTGGCACGAAGGTAAAGAACATCCGCCTGATTGAAGGTGATCATAACATAGACTGCAAGATCGATGGCTTTGGTGCTATGGAGTTGAAGTCGGAATTTGTAAAGAAAGCCTGA
- a CDS encoding glycerol dehydrogenase: MLQKALFPGKYIQGAGALGELPSLVRLFGNRGMILASPSVYTAVLPESGLDLKGSSLHAERFGGECSEKELSRVAVLIAENRADVLVGMGGGKTIDTAKIAADRAGIPVIIVPTIASTDAPCSGCAVIYTKEGVYESACYQQSNPAAVLVDTEIIAKAPVRFLVAGMGDALATWFEANSCSRTQSPNECGGLSTLTGLSLARLCYDTLMQYGPSARVAARQHIITPALEHIVEANILLSGVGFESGGLASAHSIHNGLTALTETHAFYHGEKVAFGLLAGLQLTDAPPEVSVAVYAFCEEVGLPTTLADIGLGDFDRERLMPAAEKACAPAEFIHHEAGSITPEKVLQAMLMADAIGASRKKRQNA, translated from the coding sequence ATGCTGCAGAAGGCTTTGTTTCCGGGCAAGTATATCCAGGGCGCAGGGGCACTTGGAGAGTTGCCGTCTCTTGTCAGGCTCTTTGGCAACAGGGGGATGATTCTTGCTTCTCCTTCTGTGTATACTGCCGTTCTTCCTGAGAGCGGGCTCGATCTGAAGGGCAGCTCACTGCATGCAGAACGATTCGGCGGGGAGTGCAGTGAAAAGGAGTTGTCGAGGGTGGCTGTACTTATCGCGGAGAACAGGGCGGATGTGCTTGTCGGTATGGGCGGCGGCAAAACAATTGACACGGCGAAAATTGCTGCTGACCGGGCCGGTATTCCGGTTATTATTGTGCCTACCATTGCCTCGACTGATGCGCCGTGCAGCGGTTGCGCCGTTATTTACACTAAAGAGGGGGTGTATGAATCGGCCTGCTATCAGCAATCCAATCCGGCAGCCGTGCTGGTGGATACCGAAATTATTGCAAAAGCACCCGTTCGTTTTCTTGTCGCCGGTATGGGAGATGCACTGGCGACCTGGTTCGAGGCAAACTCATGCAGCAGGACACAATCGCCAAACGAGTGCGGTGGCCTCAGCACCCTGACCGGTCTCAGCCTCGCAAGGCTCTGTTACGATACGCTTATGCAATATGGCCCGAGCGCAAGAGTAGCTGCCCGGCAGCACATCATAACGCCAGCTCTGGAGCATATTGTGGAGGCCAATATTCTGCTCAGCGGAGTCGGTTTTGAGAGCGGCGGTCTTGCAAGTGCCCACTCCATTCACAACGGTCTTACGGCACTGACTGAAACGCACGCCTTTTACCACGGGGAGAAGGTGGCTTTCGGTCTGCTTGCAGGCCTTCAGCTCACTGATGCCCCGCCGGAGGTGTCGGTCGCAGTCTACGCTTTTTGTGAGGAGGTAGGCCTTCCAACCACCCTTGCCGATATTGGTCTTGGTGATTTCGACCGTGAACGATTGATGCCTGCCGCCGAAAAAGCCTGTGCACCCGCTGAATTCATTCATCACGAAGCAGGCAGCATCACCCCCGAAAAAGTCCTTCAGGCCATGCTCATGGCTGACGCTATCGGAGCATCGAGAAAAAAGAGGCAAAACGCATAG
- a CDS encoding flavodoxin family protein, whose protein sequence is MNVIAINGSPKQDGNTFHALAGVGSVLQENGIGFEIIHVGNKPVRGCMACGACARNRDEKCSITSDPLNEWIQQIKNADGIILGSPVYFAGVAGTMKCFLDRAFYVAACNGGLFRQKVAASVVAVRRTGGSSTFDCLNHYLTFAEMIQATSNYWNITHGRTPGEVLQDGEGVQIMEVLGRNMAWLLRMREATKSTLPGPEPVSKIMTSFIR, encoded by the coding sequence ATGAACGTCATAGCGATCAACGGCAGTCCGAAACAGGATGGCAACACCTTTCATGCGCTCGCCGGTGTCGGCAGCGTTTTACAGGAAAACGGCATCGGGTTTGAAATTATCCATGTTGGCAACAAGCCGGTCAGAGGGTGCATGGCCTGCGGGGCCTGTGCCAGAAATCGGGATGAGAAGTGCAGTATCACCTCGGATCCGTTGAATGAATGGATCCAGCAGATCAAAAACGCTGACGGAATTATTCTTGGTTCACCGGTCTATTTTGCCGGTGTCGCCGGAACCATGAAATGTTTTCTCGACAGGGCATTCTATGTTGCAGCATGCAATGGCGGTCTCTTCCGTCAGAAAGTAGCTGCATCGGTAGTAGCGGTTCGGCGTACCGGCGGCTCGTCCACATTTGACTGCCTCAACCACTATCTCACCTTTGCGGAGATGATTCAGGCAACGTCAAACTATTGGAACATCACTCACGGAAGGACGCCCGGAGAGGTGTTGCAGGATGGTGAAGGGGTCCAGATTATGGAGGTGCTCGGTCGCAATATGGCGTGGCTGCTCAGGATGCGGGAAGCAACAAAAAGCACACTGCCGGGGCCGGAACCGGTCAGCAAAATTATGACCAGCTTCATCAGGTAG
- a CDS encoding DUF1847 domain-containing protein, with protein MNKSNTSGKEHSGCSDCGLLNCYRQDRSFPDFCPTEAVGSKELDSITEQYQGETLDARIARASAEVEGTYYGKLTRVEEIIAFANRIGAKKIGLATCIGLSEESRIFARVLTINDLEPYSVICKVGSVDKSEIGIDDSLKIQKGSHESLCNPILQAKLLNKEHTELNVIIGLCVGHDSLFMKHSDAPVTTLITKDRLLGHNPAAALYTSGFYYKRLFTEGRKL; from the coding sequence ATGAACAAATCAAACACTTCAGGGAAGGAACACTCCGGCTGTTCGGATTGCGGACTCCTGAACTGCTATCGGCAGGATCGTAGTTTTCCGGATTTCTGCCCCACCGAAGCTGTCGGGAGCAAAGAGCTTGACTCGATAACTGAGCAGTACCAGGGAGAGACGCTTGATGCCAGAATAGCACGCGCCTCTGCCGAGGTTGAAGGCACTTACTACGGCAAGCTGACCCGTGTTGAAGAGATTATTGCCTTCGCCAACCGGATCGGGGCAAAAAAGATCGGCCTTGCAACATGCATTGGCTTATCGGAGGAGTCACGGATTTTTGCCAGGGTACTTACAATCAATGATCTCGAACCGTACTCGGTCATCTGCAAGGTCGGCTCTGTCGATAAAAGCGAGATTGGAATTGATGATAGTCTTAAAATTCAGAAGGGATCGCATGAGTCTCTCTGCAATCCGATCCTGCAGGCGAAGCTGCTGAATAAAGAGCACACAGAGCTGAATGTGATCATCGGCCTCTGTGTCGGCCACGATTCGCTCTTTATGAAGCATTCCGACGCTCCCGTCACAACACTGATCACCAAGGATCGACTGCTCGGACACAACCCGGCAGCAGCACTCTACACCAGCGGATTTTACTATAAACGCCTTTTTACCGAAGGGCGCAAATTATAA
- a CDS encoding NAD(P)/FAD-dependent oxidoreductase, giving the protein MAKVVVLGAGVAGHTAASFLKKKLGKQHEVVVVTPNSYYQWIPSNIWVGVGQMTIDDVRFELKKVYNRWGIILKQAKALEIHPEGDGETEKGYVTIEYTDGIRNGEIEKVDYDYLVNATGPKLNFEATEGLGPDKNSFSVCTYSHAAHAWENLQEIFKKMQAGHKQRILIGTGHAMATCQGAAFEYILNVAYEIKKRGLSDMAQITWMSNEYELGDFGMGGAFINRGGYSTPTKVFTESIMAEYGINWIRRAGVYKVEPGKAYYETLAGEERIQEFDFAMLIPSFSGVGLTAFDKTGADITDQMFAPNKFMKVDANYTAKPFEDWKADDWPSIYQSPLFKNIYAPGIAFAPPHPISKPMASPNGRQIFPTPPRTGMPSGVMGKIVALNIAEKIQGATEHRHKASMSKMGAACIVSAGFGSFDGLGASMTLFPVVPDWEKYPEWGRDMNYSVGEAGLAGHWIKVILHYLFFHKAKGYPFWWLIPE; this is encoded by the coding sequence ATGGCAAAAGTTGTGGTTTTAGGTGCCGGTGTGGCTGGCCATACCGCAGCCTCGTTTCTTAAAAAGAAACTCGGCAAACAGCATGAAGTCGTGGTTGTTACCCCAAACAGTTACTATCAGTGGATTCCGTCAAATATCTGGGTCGGTGTGGGACAGATGACGATTGACGATGTCCGCTTCGAATTGAAAAAGGTTTATAACCGCTGGGGCATTATTCTTAAACAGGCCAAAGCGCTGGAAATTCATCCGGAAGGCGATGGGGAAACAGAGAAAGGGTATGTCACCATTGAGTATACCGATGGTATCCGGAACGGAGAGATCGAAAAAGTTGATTATGATTATCTGGTCAATGCAACCGGTCCAAAGCTGAATTTTGAAGCGACCGAGGGACTTGGACCTGATAAAAACAGTTTTTCGGTTTGTACCTACAGCCATGCCGCTCACGCATGGGAGAACCTTCAGGAAATATTCAAAAAGATGCAGGCGGGTCACAAGCAGCGTATTCTGATCGGCACCGGCCATGCTATGGCAACATGCCAGGGCGCGGCCTTTGAATATATCCTGAATGTGGCCTATGAAATTAAAAAGCGCGGCCTCAGTGACATGGCTCAAATCACCTGGATGTCCAATGAGTATGAACTGGGTGATTTTGGCATGGGAGGCGCATTTATTAACAGAGGAGGTTACTCAACTCCGACCAAGGTTTTTACGGAATCCATTATGGCCGAGTACGGTATTAACTGGATCCGGCGGGCCGGAGTCTACAAGGTTGAGCCCGGCAAGGCCTATTATGAAACGCTTGCAGGTGAAGAGCGGATACAGGAGTTTGATTTTGCGATGCTTATCCCCTCATTTTCAGGTGTCGGGCTGACCGCTTTTGATAAGACTGGAGCGGACATTACCGATCAGATGTTTGCGCCGAACAAGTTTATGAAGGTTGATGCCAATTATACGGCGAAACCCTTTGAAGACTGGAAAGCTGATGATTGGCCATCAATTTATCAAAGCCCTCTGTTTAAAAATATCTATGCTCCGGGTATTGCCTTTGCCCCTCCGCATCCGATTTCCAAGCCTATGGCGAGCCCGAATGGACGGCAGATTTTTCCGACGCCGCCTCGCACAGGGATGCCATCGGGTGTTATGGGTAAGATTGTTGCGCTGAATATTGCCGAAAAGATTCAGGGCGCAACAGAGCATCGCCATAAGGCCTCAATGAGCAAAATGGGTGCAGCCTGTATTGTATCAGCAGGATTTGGTTCGTTTGATGGACTTGGCGCTTCAATGACACTCTTTCCGGTTGTGCCTGACTGGGAAAAGTACCCTGAATGGGGACGCGACATGAACTACTCGGTAGGAGAGGCTGGTCTGGCAGGCCATTGGATAAAAGTAATCCTGCACTACCTCTTCTTCCATAAGGCAAAGGGCTATCCCTTCTGGTGGCTGATTCCTGAATAA
- a CDS encoding YgaP family membrane protein, protein MNIDRLVFAIAGVFILSSVLLSIYHNQNWLWFTGFVGANLFQAAFTGFCPLAKILKAVGVVPGHAFK, encoded by the coding sequence ATGAATATCGACAGGCTTGTCTTCGCAATTGCGGGGGTTTTTATTCTTTCAAGTGTTTTGCTCTCGATCTATCACAACCAGAACTGGCTCTGGTTCACAGGCTTTGTGGGAGCAAACCTTTTTCAGGCAGCATTTACAGGCTTCTGCCCCCTTGCCAAAATTCTTAAGGCGGTTGGTGTTGTACCCGGTCATGCGTTCAAGTGA